TCATCAGCACTTACTAGAGCTTTGCCTAAACCTAAATATTTCAGTTTTTCAGTAATTTGCCAACACTATATTTTAAGTTTGGGCTCATGAAGTGACATTCTTACACTGAAATATAAATCCGATTTTTTATATTTTTGACAACAATTTCCTTCATTCCTTAATTACTAAATTGATTATTTATTTAGTTAATCATAAATAGATAAACTAGCTAATCTTTTACGGAAAAAATCGTCAAGCATAAATCAAGCCAATAAGATCACAAAAAACAGAAATAATATTTTGGACTGAAAATTAGCTCAAAAAATATCAGAAAAAATCGATGGTATGTTATATTTGTGATCATCAAAAAAATAGCTCTTAAACAGTGGTTATCAGGCAAATCCACCTAAATTAGGTGATGATAATTTACACAGCCTTCCCAATCTTGAAAGAAAAAACTGTTTATTAATCGAAATAGCGAGTTTTGTTAAAGATGGTTTGTTGGCGTTGCTTTGTAGCCTCTGGCTTCATAATTTTATTGACATTAGGTTGTAGCGATTGGGCAAATTCAGCAGGGAAAAATAGTAGACAACTTGTCCAAGAAACTAATGTTAACCGATTATTTTCGGAAGCAGAAACGACGCAAAAAGCAGAAAAATTTTTTCAGCAAGGCAATTCTTTCTTAAATTCCCAACGATACAAGGATGCGATCGCAGCTTTTGATCAAGCTATTGCTATTAAATATCAGTTTGCTGAAGCTTGGATTAATCGAGGCAATGCCTTAACAAAATTACAGCGTTATCAGGAAGCATTAGCATCATATAATCAGGCGATCGCTATTCAACCTAATAGAGATGAGGCATGGTACAACAAAGGTAATACCCTCAATACACTGCAACGCTATCAAGAAGCACTAGCATCCTATGATCGAGCGATCGCAATTAAATCAGATAAATATGAGGCTTGGATTAACAGAGGTATTGCCCTGACAAAATTGCGACGCTATCAAGAAGCAATAGCATCTTATGATCGAGTAATCGCCATTAAACCTGACAAAGATTTAGCTTATTACAATAAAGCGTGTACTTACGCTCTACAGAACAAGGTAGAACTAGCTGCTGAAAACTTAAAAAAGGCTATGAAGCTTGTTCCTGGGAAATATGAGGAGTTAGCAAAAACTGACTCTGATTTTAATAAAGTGCGTGCTGATAGCCGCTTTCAAGAATTATTACAGTAGACTAACTCACCCAAGCTTCACCTTCAGACTTTAATCAACCACCGTCGTCGATACATGCTATAGGCAACTACCAACCATAATAAAACTGTTGCGATCGCAAAAAATAGTGAACCATTATATGCACCTGCCCAAGGTACAAATAAATTTTGGTAGATCCAATTATAGGTACTAGGAGCATTTTCTCGTGTGCCGACAGTAGTTTTTACTAGTATCTTAATTAGCAATACAGAAGCAGTAAAAAGAAATATTGGGTTATATCCCATGATTTCAAAAGGTTTTCCCCAACGCCGCACTCTTCTAACATCAATTAATTCATAACAAAAAGCTAGTAATAATAATGCCCATCCAGTAGTAAAAACTACGTAAGAACTTGTCCACAACTTTTTATTAATCGGAAATACCAAATCCCAAACTCCGCCAATCACCAAGCAACTTAAACCAAACAAAACTAAATCCATACTGGTTTTAGAATTAATCTGTTTTTGGCTACGTATCCATTGTCCAGCAAAGTACCCAGCCAGGACATTAACAATAGCAGGAATAGTACTGAAGAGTCCTTCCGGATCTCCCATAAAGTTGTAATTATCACCTTTATATAGATGTGCCTTCGGAATAATTAAACGGTCGATGTAAGCGCCTAAATTACCATCTCGTGTTAGCACACCAGCACCATAACTAGGCACAGGTACATACATCATTGCTAACCAGT
Above is a genomic segment from Fischerella sp. JS2 containing:
- a CDS encoding tetratricopeptide repeat protein, whose amino-acid sequence is MVCWRCFVASGFIILLTLGCSDWANSAGKNSRQLVQETNVNRLFSEAETTQKAEKFFQQGNSFLNSQRYKDAIAAFDQAIAIKYQFAEAWINRGNALTKLQRYQEALASYNQAIAIQPNRDEAWYNKGNTLNTLQRYQEALASYDRAIAIKSDKYEAWINRGIALTKLRRYQEAIASYDRVIAIKPDKDLAYYNKACTYALQNKVELAAENLKKAMKLVPGKYEELAKTDSDFNKVRADSRFQELLQ
- a CDS encoding acyltransferase family protein, which gives rise to MRLTSLDVFRGITIAGMILVNMASIAEPNVYPPLLHAEWHGCTPTDLVFPSFLFIVGVAMSFSLSKYTDSKLDGENEKVFVSPPSPYWRIIRRAAILFALGLLLNGFWNQGVWTFDFNSIRIMGVLQRISFTYLLASLVVLNLPRKGQWILAGVLLIGYWLAMMYVPVPSYGAGVLTRDGNLGAYIDRLIIPKAHLYKGDNYNFMGDPEGLFSTIPAIVNVLAGYFAGQWIRSQKQINSKTSMDLVLFGLSCLVIGGVWDLVFPINKKLWTSSYVVFTTGWALLLLAFCYELIDVRRVRRWGKPFEIMGYNPIFLFTASVLLIKILVKTTVGTRENAPSTYNWIYQNLFVPWAGAYNGSLFFAIATVLLWLVVAYSMYRRRWLIKV